From a single Desulfonatronovibrio magnus genomic region:
- a CDS encoding YgiT-type zinc finger protein, which translates to MGGRFGRSLTDQHRIVVIKDIPVEQCNSCGEFLIHDPVMENLDSLIDSVDSGIELEVRRFAA; encoded by the coding sequence ATGGGTGGCCGTTTTGGGCGATCATTGACAGACCAGCACAGGATTGTTGTTATAAAAGACATTCCAGTTGAGCAGTGCAATTCATGCGGTGAGTTCTTAATTCATGATCCAGTAATGGAAAATCTTGATTCTTTGATAGACTCAGTGGATTCAGGGATTGAGCTGGAAGTAAGGCGATTTGCAGCTTAA
- a CDS encoding type II toxin-antitoxin system Phd/YefM family antitoxin, giving the protein MQITNISEAKATLSRLIKMVQETNEPVIIGKAGEPVAVLSAFKKQNTPRKLGGSWEGRVECEADFEEADKEIVESFYNSKLFPDRP; this is encoded by the coding sequence ATGCAAATAACCAATATCTCAGAGGCCAAAGCCACTCTGTCCCGTCTGATAAAAATGGTACAGGAGACCAACGAACCTGTGATCATCGGCAAGGCAGGAGAGCCTGTTGCCGTACTTTCTGCTTTTAAAAAACAGAACACACCGCGAAAACTCGGGGGGAGCTGGGAAGGCAGAGTTGAGTGTGAAGCCGATTTTGAAGAAGCGGACAAAGAGATTGTCGAAAGCTTTTACAACTCTAAGCTTTTCCCGGACAGACCATGA
- a CDS encoding type II toxin-antitoxin system VapC family toxin, whose protein sequence is MNFLLDTHVLIWALENNPTLSDKARSSIISGENMVFVSSVSVWEIGIKRSLGKLSTPDNLLEELKLHRFTSLNITHEHADIAGRLPLLHKDPFDRMLVAQAIVENLSVITRDEQISMYSVKVVQA, encoded by the coding sequence ATGAATTTCCTTTTAGATACACATGTGCTGATCTGGGCTCTTGAAAACAATCCCACCCTGTCGGATAAGGCTAGAAGCAGCATCATCTCCGGAGAAAACATGGTCTTTGTCAGCTCGGTTTCAGTATGGGAAATAGGGATTAAAAGGAGTCTCGGAAAACTGAGTACTCCTGACAACTTACTGGAAGAGCTCAAGTTACACCGATTTACTTCTCTTAACATAACACATGAACATGCAGATATTGCAGGAAGACTGCCCCTTCTTCATAAAGATCCTTTTGATCGAATGCTGGTAGCCCAGGCAATAGTCGAAAATCTATCAGTGATAACACGAGATGAGCAGATTTCCATGTACTCTGTCAAAGTAGTACAGGCCTGA